The genomic region AGGGGCTGTCCTCACCGCCCGCCGGATTCGCCGCTTTCGCGGCGAATGACGAAAAAGGAGAGCATCACCCGCCGGCACTCTACTCCTCGTCACTCGCAGGCGCGGGAGGCCGCGGCGGGGCGGCGATCATCGCTCACCGCGTCGTCAGCCTGCCCTTCTCCTGGAAGAACATGAGGAAGACGAGCCGGCCGTTCTCCGGCCGGTCGCCGAAACCGGGACCGGCCGTGTGGAAGAACCACGGCCGGAACAGCACCAGCCGGTTGTAGCGCATCGGCACCGTCATGATCTCCTCCCAGGCGCTGCGGTCCTTCGACTGCGGCACCAGCACGTCGTCCCAGAAGGCCTCGAAGCTCTCCACCCCGAAGCGCGCCAGCTCGTCCCGCGAAAGCGGTGCGCGGTCCATGCCGCTTGCGCGGTGGCGGAAGAAGACGGTGCCGCCGCGGCAGTCCTCCGGCCGGCTGAGGTAGAGGATGCCGGACCAGAAGCATTCGTCGATGTGGACGTCGCCGAGCCCCTCGTCCCCCGCGAGGGTGAGGCGGAAACGGCCGTGCCCCGTGCCCGCGGCCGCCTCCACGGGCACGCCGAGTATCCGCGAGACCTGCTCGTCGAGCCCGGAGATGTCGAGGCGCCCCGCCGAGTTGCGCCCGGGAAAATAGGTGGGGCGCTCCGGCTTCGGGTAGTCCTGGGCCAGCCCGATCGCCCGGATCTCGTCGACATTGACGAGGAAATCGTCGAGAATCAGCAGGCTGAGCGGCATGCCGGAACCTCTGCCTTCATGACCACGATTCTAGGGCTCGAGCTCGGCATCCCAGTAGAGATAGTCGCGCCAGGATTCGTGCAGGTAGTTCGGCGGGAAGGCGCGCCCGGCCTCCTGCAGCTCGCGCCGGGTGGGCCGATAGGGCCGGATCCGCGGCGTCATCCCCGCGGCCTCGGGCGTGCGGCCGCCCTTTCTGAGATTGCAGGCGGCGCAGGCGGTGGTGACATTCGTCCAGGTCGTGCGGCCGCCGAGCGCGCGCGGGATCACGTGGTCGAAGGTCAGGTCCTCGCGGGCGCCGCAGTACTGGCAGCGGAAGCGGTCGCGCAGGAAGAGGTTGAAGCGCGTGAAGGCCGGCCAGCGCCCCTGCTCCACGTATTCCTTGAGCGCGATCACCGACGGCAGCCGCATCTCGAAGCTCGGCGAGCGCACGACCCGGTCGTATTCGCTCACCACCATGACGCGGTCGAGGAAGACGGCCTTCAACGCGTCCTGCCAGTGCCAGAGGGACAGCGGAAAATAGCTGAGCGGCTGGAAGTCGGCATTGAGCACGAGCGCGGGACAGGCCTCCGGCGAGACCGCGCGCGGCGGCACCCAGTTTTCCGTGACCGCTGCTCCATCCAGCATCCGTGGCCTCCCGTCCCCGGATCTCGGATCACCCGCGGGCGTGTCCTACAACATACTGTGTTGCAGGGGGATGACAAGCGGGAATCCGTCCGCGATCCCGGCGCCCACCCCGCCTCAACCGGCGGCCCGGTGGTCGGGACAGGAAAGGCGCAGCGTCGTGATCGTGAGCGGCCGGTCGATGAGGGCGCAGTGATAGCCTGCGCCGCGCCGCGCGAGGTGGCGGCAGGTCAGGCACATCCCGGTCTCGGCGACCACCCCCGCCCGGACCAACTGCGCCACCGCCTCCATCAGCATGGATGCGGCGCGCTCATCCGCCCCGGCGGCGGCCAGCGCTGCAACGAGCGGTGCGTCATGGCCGCGCAGCCCGGCCGCAAGCCGGCGGCCCGCCCGGGTGAGAACGAGGACGTGGCGGCGGCCGTCCGCCGGGTCGGGGCGACGGGCAAGCAGCCCCTTGCGCACGAGGGCGGAGACCGCCTCGCTCACGGTGCCGGGCGCCAGCGCCAAGGCATCGGCCAGCGTCATCACGCCGGCCGCACGGTCCGCGAGATGAAGCAGCAGCTGCGCCTGGGTTGCGCTGAGGCCGAGGGCGAAGGCGCGGCGCGTGATGAGGCTGCGCTCGACCTGCCCCAGGCGCTCGACGAGCGCGGCGACGGTCCGCGCCGTGCCCTCTTCCTCGCCACCGCTATTTGCGCCACGCGCTGAAGACATGATCCGTCCCGGCCGCCTGCTCGTGACAGGCATGGCAGCCGGCCGGATCGATGGCAAGGGGCGCACCCGCCGCATCGAAGGCGTAATAGCCCCAGCCGCCGGTCTCGCCATGAAGCGCCGCGTTCTTCACCATCATCCCGGTCAGCTTGCGCGCGCCCTCGGTGAGCACATGCTCGCCCTCATCGGCCTCCAGCAGGTCGAAGATGATCACGGTGCCGTCCGGGAACGGCGCCGTCTTGCCCGCCTCGTAGGTCGCGCGGCCGACATCGTTCACATAGACGTGATGGATGCCGCCGAAGGTGCCCGAGAGCGGATGCCCCTCGAATATCACCATGGATTTGACGTGATTCCAGGAGCGGTAGTCTTCCGGCACCGAAACACCCTGCCCGCCGGCGACGCGTCCCGCCAGAACGGCGCCGGCGACCACCGCCGCAGCGCCCGCGATTCCCGCCGCACCCATGAGCCGCCTCCGGCCGCCGCCTGCCGCACGCTTCTTCATGATCGCCTCCTCCTCTCTCCCGCCCGGACCACGGCCGCCTCAGCGGCCGCCGCTCCGGATCATTGATTCGGATTCCGAAGTATATCCGTGTTGCGCGGCATGTCAACGGGAATCGCCCACGCGGGCCTCACCGGGCCGCCCGGTGGGCGCGCGAGCCCTGACGCGTTTCCTCCTCGGGAATCCTGCGGATCGCCGATCGCCTCAGGCGCTGCCTTCGGTCTCCAGCATGGCGGCCTCCAGCGCCTCGAGCGGCGCGCGGCCGTCATCGGCGACGAAGGAGAAGAAGGGATGGAAGCGCTCGACCTCCTCGAACGCGTTCTGGAGCAGGAGCGCCAGATGTTCGCCGCCGATCCCGTCCGCCGATTCCAGCGCCACCGCATGGCGGAAGATGAGGGCCGCCTCGTCGCTCCAGCACTCGAAATGGCCGAGCCACAGCCGCTCGTTGGCGAGCGCCAGCGCCTCGTAGATCGCCGGCAGGCGCTCGCGCGCGAGCCCCGTGTAGAACAGACAGACGAGCTGCAGCACCCGCTCCTCCGGCCGCCACACGGCCTTCAGCTCCAGCTCGCCGTAGGCGCCGGGCACGCGCAGCGTCAGCTCGTCGTCGCCCGTCTGGGACGACGACCAGTCGTTGGCGAGCGCCAGCTCCTCGATCAGCTCCAGCGGATCGCCGCTCGTGCCCTCGATGTCCGCCGTCAGCAGTACCGTCATGTCCACCCGCATCCGGTTGTCGTCGGTGCGCCGCCCGCCCGCCTCGCGCCGGCGCAGATACGGCGCCTTGCGCTTAGCCGATCGCAGCCGGCCCGTCGACTCGAATCTTGGCGGCGCCGGCCTTCGACGCACGCCGCGGGCCGCCGGCGGCCGACGCCCCGCGCAGGAGCGAGGCTGCCAAGGCCGCGGTACGAAATCAAGCGGCATCGTGATCGAAGAACACAGGATCTGGGGCGCGCCCGCCTCAACTGCCGCCGGACGCGCGGCGGCCGGCCCCCTGCTCCTCCCAGGCCTGGAGCTTGCGGTAGAGGGTCGAGGGCGACACCTCGAGCAGGGCGGCCGCCCTGGGCACGCTGCCGTCGCAGGCGGCCAGCGCCATCTCGATCGCCTCCCGCTCCACCTGCCACAGCGGCTTGACCGCGCGCTCGGCGTCGCCATGTGCGGCCCCGCCCTCCCGGGCGCCGGCGGCGCGCGCGCGCACCGCCGGGCCCGCGGCGTGCCGCAGGCTGGCCGGCAGCATGTCCGGGGTGACCTCCTCGCCGGCGTGGAGCACCACGATCTGCTGGATCACGTTCTGGAGCTGGCGGACGTTTCCCGGCCAGTGGTAGCCGCGCAGGATCGCCCGGGCGTCGGGGGCGAAGTCCCGGAAGGCCTTGCCCTCCTCGCCGGCGAAGCGCGCAAGGAAGTGGCGCGCAAGCAACAGGATGTCATCGCCCCGCTCGCGCAGCGGCGGCATCTCGATCGGGATCACGTGCAGACGGTAGTAGAGATCCTCCCTCAGCCGCCCCTCCTCCACCTCCTTCAGGGGATCGCGGTTGGTGGCCGCGACGAAGCGGACATCGACGCGCACCGGCTCGTCGCTGCCCACCGGCTGGACGACTCCCGTCTGGATGAAGCGCAGCAGCTTGCTCTGAAGCCTCGGATCCAGCTCGCACAGCTCGTCGAGGAAGAGCGTGCCGCCGTCGGCCTTGAGCGCGGCGCCCTCGCGGTGCTCGTGAGCGCCGGTGAACGCGCCCTTGCGGTGGCCGAACAGCTCGCTTTCCAGCAGATCCTTCGGAATCGCGGCGCAGTTCAGGGCGACGAAGGGCCGGTCGGCGCGCGGCGAGAGCCGATGGATCGCCTCGGCCGCGAGCTCCTTGCCTGTTCCCGATTCGCCGGTGATGAAGACGCTCGCCTTCGAGCGGGCGGCGCTCTCGATGATGCGGTAGACCGCCTGCATCGGAAGCGACCGGCCGACGAGGCCGCAGAATCCCTCCTCGCGAAACCCCGACTCGTAGGAGCGCAGCTTGCGTTCGAGGTCCGATTTCTCGAGCGCGTTGCGCACGGTGGTGACGAGCCGCGTGTCGTCGAAGGGCTTGACGAGAAAATCCACGGCCCCCCGGCGCATCGCTTCCACCGCCAGCTGCACCGAGCCGTGGGCCGTCATGACGACCACGGGCACGCCGCGCCGGGCGCGGGCAAGCTCGTCGAGCAGCGCCAGCCCCTCGCCGTCCGGCAGCTTCACGTCCAGCAGGACGAGCGCCGGCTCCGCGCGCGCGAGCAGGCGCCGCGCCTCGGCCAGCGTTTCCGCCGTCTCGATCGGCAGATCGAGGGCCGCGAGCGCCCCGCGGCAGGCCTCGGCCACCGTCTTGCTGTCCTCGACCACCAGGATGGGCGCCCTGCCCATGACGCGTCCCCCGCCTTGCTCATCGCATCCCGCGATTCATCCTTCTCATCGAAAGTTAATACATGATTAAGAATTGTGCCAGCTTTGCCTTGTTCTCTTTTGCGGTCATCGGTCATCAGTCGTCAGTCGTCAGGACCGCAAGGCGCGCCGGCGCCTGAAGAAGAAGAGCGTCTACCTGCCGTGCCGATCGGCCTGCGCGGATCGCGGGTGCGCACCGGCGGGTGACGCAAAAAGGCGCCGGCGGGTGACGCTCTCTTTTCTCGTCATTCGCCGCGCAAGCGGCGAATCCAGCCGCCGCCGGGGATGATCCCGGCATATGCGGCTGTCCCCGCCTTTCGCTGGACCCGCCGGTCAAGCCGGCGGGTGACGAGGTAAGGTGCGCACCCGCGGGTGACGCGCCCCTCCCGCGTCGTTCGCCGGCTTGACCGGCGAACCCTGCCGGTCGTCGGTGATCAGTCATCAGTCATCAGAAACGGGAGACAGGCCGGCGCGCACCCCCGCCCGCGTCGTTCGCCGGCTTGACCGGCGAACCCATGAGGCGCTGAACGCATCCCCCACTCCGGGGGTTGGCCCCGCCTGCCGGCTGGACCCGCCGGTCAAGCCGGCGGGTGACGAGGGAAAGGGAACGGACCCGCCGGTCAAGCCGGCGGGTGACGAAGAAAGGGTGACGGCGGGTGACGCAAAGAAGAACAGACGCCCGGTGCCACAAAAGGGAGGGGCGGCGGATGACGCGAAATGAGGAACCGCCGGCGGGCGAGAAGGACGGAATGGCGGCAGGCTGTGGGTCAGGCGAAGGCGATGCGGGCGGCGGCAAGCAGCAGAAAGATGCCGAAGACCGCCGAGAGCGCCCGGTGCGGCAGGGCATGGGCGGCCCGCGCGCCCCAGGGCGCGGCCAGCATTGCCGCCGGGGCGAGCGCGGCGGCCGCCGGCAGATGGACGAAACCGAGATAACCGGCCGCCGGCGCAAGCTCGGCGTGGCCCCAGCCGCCGGCGACATAGCTTGCCACCCCCGCCATCGCGAGGGCGGCGCCGATGGCGGCGGCGGTTCCCACCGCGCGCCGTATGGGCATGCCGAACAGCGTCATGTAGGGCACGGAAAAGGTCGCCCCGCCGATGCCCATCATCGCCGAGACGAAGGCGATGAGAAAGGGGGCGGCGGCGGTCCAGATCCCGCGCGGGATGCGCGCACCGAGGCGCAGGTCGTCGAGCGGCAGCAGCATCTTGACGCCCAGCAGTGCCGCAACCGCACCGAAGACGTCGGCCAGCGTCTCGCTGGCAAGCGACCGCGCGACCAGGGCCCCGGCGACCGCGCCCGGCAGGACCCAGGGGATCCAGCGGGCGAGCAGCGCCGTGTCGGCCGAGCCGCGGCGCCAGTGGGAGCGCGCGGAGACCAGCCCGGTCGGGACGATGACGGCCAGCGATGTCGCCACCGTCACATGCATGTGCCAGGACTCCGGCACGCCGAGGCGTCCGAGCACGAGAAAGAGCACGGGCGTCATCACGATGCCGCCGCCGATGCCGAGCAGCCCGGCCAGGAAACCGGCGAGCGCGCCGGCGACCAGCAGCAGCGCCAGATGGGCAAGCAGATCTTCCATTCCCGGATCCCGGCCGAGCCGCGGGTCACGCCCGCCCGCCTAGCAGAGGCCGCGCGCCTTCGCTAGTCCGTCACGAGCAGCGTGCTGAAGAGCAGCCGGCGGGTGGCGGTCCGCGCGCCCGGGTCGCCATCGCGCAAAAGAAGACCGTGGAACCGCGTCGCGACCACCGCACCAGCGGCAAGCTCCGGAGCGAAGTCGTCGAGCGCCAGCGCGAGCTGCCAGGCGAGCCGCTCCGCCGCCGGGTCCCGGCCGCCGACATCGATCACCCATTCCACGGCGAGCGCGGCCACGCCGCCCTGACACAGCCGATCCGTGCGCATGATGCGCAGGTGCGCCCGCGGCTGCGACTCTGCGGCCGCTGTTGCGGAGCTGCCGCGGCGTCGCGGAAGAGGAACCGTCCGCCTGCTTTCCGCACCCCCCGGTGGCGGGCCGCCGGCTGCGCATTCAGGGACGGGAACGGGGTCGGCACGCCGGCCGGGATCGCACAGCCGCGCCAGCTCATATCCGAGCGCGGCCTCCCATGCGCTCAGCAGCCCCCGCACCTCGGCTTCCGTCATCTCGAACCCTCCCATCGCAGCGAAGTCCCCCTCGCCTTCGCCTGCCCTCACCACTCCGGCACACCGGACTGCAAGCCCGGCGCGATCCGACCCACCCGGATGCGATTCAAGCGCGCATACATATCGTTTTTGTCAAATTGTCGCAATCAAATTTACCAGATTGGCACATTCTGCCTCTCTGCCGGACGCGACCCCGGCCGCGGCTTCTGCCCGGTTCGTCCGTCTTTCAACGCGAAACACCCTTGCCTCGGGTGCGTTTGGCCGCCCTTATACTACTGCCGGTTGGCTCAGACATATATCGGATTATTCCTATTCGCAAGCGGTTTTTTCCTATTGTCCGAATCGCTTGAAAACCATAGGCTTTTGCCATGAAACGCATGGAAGACACGCAAGCCGAGGCCGCCTTCCGCAGGCGGCTGCGGGCGGCGATCGCGGCCCGGCACGACGTCAGCGCGGCCGCGCTCTCGCGCCGGCTCGGGCGCAATCACGCCTATCTGCACCAGTATCTGACCCGCGGCAGCCCGCGCCGCCTGCCGCTCGAGGACAAGCTGGCGATCGCGGAGCTTCTGGGAATCGCACCGGCCGAGCTGGGCATTCCCGGTCCCGCGCCGGCCTCGGCGCAAGCGGATCCGCATCGTCTCGACGAGCTTCCCGTCTTCCGGCCGGGTGACGCGGACCGGCTGCGCAGCTGGCTCGCACAGCGGGACGGCTCCGGGCGGCGGGAGCGTCCGCAGGCCCCGCCGGATCCGGCACCGGCGCAATGCCCGCGTCTCGGCGTCTTCCTGCGCGAGGCGCTGCCGCGCAGGGCCTTCGTTCTCGTGCACGGGGACGACGCGCTCGCCCCGGCCGTGCGCCCGGGCGACCTGTTGATCGTGGATGCGCATGTGCGCGAGCCGATGGACGATGCGATCCACGTGATCGATCTCGGGCCCGCCGGCATCGCCGTGCGCCGCATCTTCCGGCGCGGGGGCGATCTCGTTCTGCTGGCGGCGGACAATGTGCCGCCGGCCGCCCTCGCCGCCCTGCCGCGCGGGCGGGTCGCCGTCCTCGGCCGGGTCGTCGCCGTCGTGCGGGCGCTTGCGGGCGGCTGGCCTGCCGGCGGAGCTTGAGGGTTCAGAACAGGCCGAAGATGATGTTCGCAACCACGAGGAAGAAGCCGATGAACAGGATGCTGAAGAAGATCGCGCGCTGAAGGTCGCCCTTCATGACATCCCCCTTTCCTCGCCTGCCGTCGCCGCACGCGCAACGTCCCGGATCACCGCGACGGCCGTATCCGGAAAATCCGTGAACACCGCATCCACACCGAGCGCAAAGACCGCGCGGTATAAGGCCCGCGCATCCGTCACCCCGGGCGGCAGCCGGTCGTCGCGCAGCGTCCAGGGATGCACCGCCAGCCCCAGCTCATGGGCCCGCGCGACATAACCCGTGTCCGCGCCCTCGGGCGTGAGCAGCAGGGCGAGCGACGGCCCCGCGACCTGCGCATGGCGCGCGGCCTCCTCCAGCGGCACGGAGGGCACGAGCCGGCCGTCCGGGCCCGGCCCGGCATCGACGAGCTGGACGAGAGGCGCCGCGATCGCCTCGCCCATCGCGCGCACCGTCTCCGGCTCGAAGGCCTGCAGGAACAGCCGCGCCGGATCGGTGAACCCCGCCCGCCGCAGTTCCTCGGCAAGCGCCGGCACGGGATCCAGTCCCTCTTCCAGAAAGAACGGCCGCTGCTTGATCTCCGGATAGATGCCCACACGCCGGCCCGCGGCCTCCGCCTCGCGCACGAGCGCCAGGATTTCGTCGAGCCGCGGGATCCGCTCCTTCCCGTCGAAGGCGTGGTCGCGCCCGGGGAAGGGCTGGCGGGTCCTGAGCGTGGAAAGCTCCGCCCAGGTGAAGTCGCTCACGAACCAGTCCTCGCGATCGCCCACGCGCCTGCGGCGGTCGGCGAACTCGGGGCGCTCCGCCACATCCGTGGTGCCGGACAGATGGATGTCGTGGCGGGCCACCAGCACGCCGTCGCGCGTCATCACGAGATCCGGCTCGATGAAGTCCGCCCCCATCCCGATGGCGAGCCGATAGGAGGCGAGCGTGTGTTCCGGCCGCCAGCCGCTCGCACCGCGGTGGGCGATGACGAGCGGCCGGGCGCCGGTCAGCGTCGGATACGGCCAGCCTGCGCCCATCACACCCGGTCCCCGTCCCCGCCGGCCACCGGCGCAGCCGGCAAGAAGGGCGGCCGCCGCCGCCGTTGCGATCGTGCCCAGCGCTCTCCGGCGCGATACGGCCGCCGGCCCGTCCTCGGCCCGCATTCCCGCTCCCGCATGACGGTGCCGCTCCACGGCATCTTGAGGCGCGCGCCCCTTCGCGCCACAATAGCGCCCGGGTCGGACGGCAAGCAAGGGGCGGCCACGGGAGGGCGACGACGAGCGCCCCGGCCATCCCGTGCGGATCGCCCTCGACGAGGCGGCCGGCATCGGCGGATGCCGGCGAGGAGGTGACGGACCGGCATGGCCCATGATCGCGCAAGCGAGGCGCTTCGTGCGCCCTTCACCGACCCCGATGTCACGGCGGACGGCAGCCCGCGGGCGCGGGTGCGGATGACGGCGCTGCGCACCCTGTGGTTGAACACGGGCACCCTGTGCAACATCGCCTGCGCCCACTGCTACATCGAATCCTCACCGCGCAACGACCGCCTCGCATATCTGACGGCGGACGAGGTGGCGGCCTATCTCGACGAGCTGGATGTGCTCGGCATCGGCCCCATAGAGGTGGGGCTGACCGGCGGCGAGCCCTTCATGAACCCGGACATCATCCGCATCATGCGCGACGTCCTGGTCCGCGGGCACCGCCTGCTCGTGCTCACCAATGCCATGAAGCCCATGTGGCACAAGCGCGCCGCGCTCTTCGATCTCAACCAGCGCTTCGGGGACAGGCTGATGATCCGGGTCTCCGTCGATCACTACGACCCGGCCCGGCACGAGGAGGAGCGCGGTCCGCGCAGCTTCGCGCCGATGCTCGACGGCCTGCGCTGGCTGTCGGAGAACGGCTTCGCCGTCGCGGTCGCGGGCCGCCTGCGCTGGGGCGAGGAGGAAGCCGCGATGCGCGCCGGATTCGCGGCGCTGTTCGCGCGCGAGGGGATCCGGATCGACGCCCATGATCCGCAGCGGCTCGTGCTGTTTCCGGAGATGGACCCGGCGCGCGCGGTGCCCGAGATCACGACCGCCTGCTGGGACATCCTCGGCGTCCGTCCCGAGGACATGATGTGCGCGACGAGCCGGATGGTGGTCAAACCCAAGGGTTCCCGGCCGCGGGTGCAGGCCTGCACGCTGCTCGCCTACGACCCGCGGTTTGCGACCGGCGAGACCCTCGCCGAGGCCGTCAAGGCGGAGGTTCCCCTGAACCACCCCCACTGCGCCCAGTTCTGCGTCCTCGGCGGCGGCAGCTGTTCGTGACCGGCCTACGGGCGTCGGGTGTCGGTCATCGGGCTTCAGTCTTCAGAGGCGGATGGCAAGCCGCCGGTGACCCGTCCCTCTCGCGTCGTTCTCCGGGTTGACCGGCAAACCCGACCGGTCATCGGTGATCGGTCATCAGTCTTCAGACACGGAAGACAAGCCGGCGGGTGGCCCTCTCCCACCGCGTCGTTCGCCGGCTTGACCGGCGAACCCATGAGGCGGTGGCGACGTCACGGACGCCGGGCGCTCGTCCCCGCCGCCCGCTGGACCCGCCGGTCAAGTCGGCGGATGACGAAGAAAGGGGCTGGACCCGCCGGTCAAGCCGGCGGGTGACGAAGAAAGGGGCTGGACCCGCCGGTCAAGCCGGCGGGTGACGTGGGAAGGTACGGCCGCGCGGGTGACGTGCCCCTTCGCGTCGTTCGCCGACTTGATCGGCGAACCCATGAGGCGGTGGCGACATCACGGACGCCGGGCGCTCGGCCCCGCCGCCCTCTGAACCCGCCGGTCAAGCCGGCGGGTGACGAAGAAAGGGGCTGGACCCGCCGGTCAAGCCGGCGGGTGACGTGGGAAGGTACGCCCGCGCGGGTGCCGTCCCCCTTCGCGTCGTTCGCCGACTTGATCGGCGAACCCATGAGGCGGTGGCGACATCACGGACGCCGGGCGCTCGGCCCCGCCGCCCTCTGGACCCGCCGGTCACGCCGGCGGGTGACGAAGAAAGGGGCTGGATCCGCCGGTCAAGCCGGCGGGTGACGTGGGAAGGTACGCCCACGCGGGTGCCGTCCCCCTTCGCGTCGTTCGCCGGCTTGACCGGCGAACCCATGAGGCGGTGGCGACATCACGGACGCCGGGCGCTCGGCCCCGCCGCCCGCTGGACCCCGCCGGTCAAGCCGGCGGGTGACGAAGAAAGGGGCTGGACCCGCCGGTCAAGCCGGCGGGTGACGATTGGGGGCTGCGCAACGACGGGCGACACTTTCCCAAAAGCGTCGTTCGCCGGCTTGACCGGCGAACCCAGCCGGCCGAAGTGGCCACTCCCGGCGGTCGAGGTTGCCCCGCCGCCCTCTGAACCCGCCGGTCACGCCGGCGGGTGACGAAGAAAGGGGCTGGACCCGCCGGTCAAGCCGGCGGGTGACGTGGGAAGGTACGCCCGCGCGGGTGCCGTCCCCCTTCGCGTCGTTCGCCGACTTGATCGGCGAACCCATGAGGCGGTGGCGACATCACGGACGCCGGGCGCTCGGCCCCGCCGCCCTCTGGACCCGCCGGTCACGCCGGCGGGTGACGAAGAAAGGGGCTGGATCCGCCGATCAAGTCGGCGGATGACGAGAGAGTAGTGCGTCGGCGGGTGACGTGCGAAGGTGCGCCCACGCCCGTGACGCTCCTCCCTTTGCGTCGTTCGCCGGCTTGACCGGCGAACCCAGCCGGCTGTGGAGCATCCCCAGCGCTGGTGATTGGCCACGCTTCCCCCTGGATCCGCCGATCAAGTGGGCGGATGACGAAGAAAGGGGCTGGACCCGCCGGTCAAGCCGGCGGGTGACGAAAAAACGAGGTGGATCCGCCGTCCGGATCGGCGGGCGGCTTCGGTTGGGAACGGCCCCGTCCCCCTTGCGCCGGCGCACGGCGGGCGGCGGGAGGCGCTCCGCTTTACGCGCGCCGGTACGGGCGGTATCATGCGCCTGCAACCGCACTTTCCGCGGCGCGGCCGGGGGCCGGCCCGGGCGCGGGCGGAGCGGCGGACATGGGGGAGGAGCGAGCCATGGCCGGGCAGACGACGCGCCGCGGCCGGCTGCCGTTGAAGCTGCCGGAGATCGACTGGGCGGACATCGAGGCGAAGAACGATCCCTTCGATCCCGCGCTCGACATCTTCGGCCTCAAGGACTTCGCGGAGGGGCTGAAGGACATCGTCGAAGGCGTGGAGCTGCCGTTCACGATCCTGCTGGACGGCCGCTGGGGC from Rhodothalassiaceae bacterium harbors:
- a CDS encoding UPF0721 transmembrane protein, yielding MEDLLAHLALLLVAGALAGFLAGLLGIGGGIVMTPVLFLVLGRLGVPESWHMHVTVATSLAVIVPTGLVSARSHWRRGSADTALLARWIPWVLPGAVAGALVARSLASETLADVFGAVAALLGVKMLLPLDDLRLGARIPRGIWTAAAPFLIAFVSAMMGIGGATFSVPYMTLFGMPIRRAVGTAAAIGAALAMAGVASYVAGGWGHAELAPAAGYLGFVHLPAAAALAPAAMLAAPWGARAAHALPHRALSAVFGIFLLLAAARIAFA
- a CDS encoding HNH endonuclease, producing the protein MLDGAAVTENWVPPRAVSPEACPALVLNADFQPLSYFPLSLWHWQDALKAVFLDRVMVVSEYDRVVRSPSFEMRLPSVIALKEYVEQGRWPAFTRFNLFLRDRFRCQYCGAREDLTFDHVIPRALGGRTTWTNVTTACAACNLRKGGRTPEAAGMTPRIRPYRPTRRELQEAGRAFPPNYLHESWRDYLYWDAELEP
- a CDS encoding MarR family transcriptional regulator; translated protein: MSSARGANSGGEEEGTARTVAALVERLGQVERSLITRRAFALGLSATQAQLLLHLADRAAGVMTLADALALAPGTVSEAVSALVRKGLLARRPDPADGRRHVLVLTRAGRRLAAGLRGHDAPLVAALAAAGADERAASMLMEAVAQLVRAGVVAETGMCLTCRHLARRGAGYHCALIDRPLTITTLRLSCPDHRAAG
- a CDS encoding sigma-54-dependent Fis family transcriptional regulator, which encodes MGRAPILVVEDSKTVAEACRGALAALDLPIETAETLAEARRLLARAEPALVLLDVKLPDGEGLALLDELARARRGVPVVVMTAHGSVQLAVEAMRRGAVDFLVKPFDDTRLVTTVRNALEKSDLERKLRSYESGFREEGFCGLVGRSLPMQAVYRIIESAARSKASVFITGESGTGKELAAEAIHRLSPRADRPFVALNCAAIPKDLLESELFGHRKGAFTGAHEHREGAALKADGGTLFLDELCELDPRLQSKLLRFIQTGVVQPVGSDEPVRVDVRFVAATNRDPLKEVEEGRLREDLYYRLHVIPIEMPPLRERGDDILLLARHFLARFAGEEGKAFRDFAPDARAILRGYHWPGNVRQLQNVIQQIVVLHAGEEVTPDMLPASLRHAAGPAVRARAAGAREGGAAHGDAERAVKPLWQVEREAIEMALAACDGSVPRAAALLEVSPSTLYRKLQAWEEQGAGRRASGGS